A window of the Gammaproteobacteria bacterium genome harbors these coding sequences:
- the proC gene encoding pyrroline-5-carboxylate reductase, whose product MNFNPRISFIGAGSMTRSLIGGLLRRDFVGADICAADPDARQRETLQQQFGVMTTTDNLHAIADASVVVFAIRQPEMRAATQALAAALARTRPLIVSVAAGIREPDIRRWLGYDAAIVRVMPNTPALIGEGAAALYANRFVTVEQRACVECMLKSVGLALWVDDENHMNAVTAVSGCGPAYFFLVMEAMETAGRKLGLAPELARALVLQTAYGATRRTRESGAAPADLRRQVASPGGTTFAALNVLEKAGMHELFLQALTAARDRGVELSCEFGGDAP is encoded by the coding sequence GTGAACTTCAACCCTCGCATCTCGTTTATCGGTGCCGGCAGCATGACGCGCAGTCTTATTGGCGGCCTGTTGCGACGCGACTTCGTCGGAGCGGATATCTGCGCCGCTGATCCCGATGCCCGGCAGCGCGAAACCCTGCAACAGCAGTTCGGTGTCATGACAACTACGGACAATCTGCATGCGATCGCGGATGCTAGCGTCGTGGTATTTGCAATCAGGCAGCCAGAGATGCGTGCAGCGACCCAAGCGCTGGCCGCGGCGCTGGCGCGCACGCGGCCATTGATTGTCTCGGTTGCCGCGGGCATCCGCGAACCGGACATCCGCCGCTGGCTCGGGTATGACGCCGCCATCGTGCGCGTCATGCCGAACACTCCGGCGCTTATCGGCGAGGGTGCCGCAGCGTTGTATGCCAATCGGTTCGTCACGGTGGAACAACGCGCTTGCGTGGAATGCATGCTGAAGAGCGTAGGCCTGGCACTGTGGGTGGACGACGAGAATCACATGAATGCGGTTACGGCCGTGTCCGGCTGTGGGCCGGCGTATTTCTTTTTGGTCATGGAGGCGATGGAAACCGCCGGTCGTAAACTCGGCCTTGCGCCGGAGTTGGCGCGTGCGCTGGTACTACAAACCGCTTATGGTGCGACACGCAGGACGCGCGAATCTGGAGCAGCACCAGCTGACCTGCGCAGGCAGGTCGCCTCACCCGGGGGCACTACTTTCGCCGCGCTCAACGTATTGGAAAAAGCGGGTATGCACGAGCTTTTCCTCCAGGCGCTCACCGCGGCACGCGATCGCGGCGTGGAGTTATCATGTGAATTTGGTGGAGACGCACCATGA
- a CDS encoding PilT/PilU family type 4a pilus ATPase, which produces MEKDQAIKFMQDLLRAMVGRKGSDLFITTGFPPAIKVDGQVSAVTEKALTAEQAGMLVRAIMNDRQSKEFDATKECQFAISPPGIGRFRVSAFVQQGRTGAVLRTLNTEIPDFDKLGLPPVLKDVVMAKRGIVIFVGATGSGKSTSIASMIGHRNKNSKDHIITIEDPIEFVHPHINCVVTQREIGVDTESWDIALKNTLRQAPDVIFIGEIRDRDAMDYAVAFAETGHLVLSTLHANSTNQALDRIINFFPPERRQQLLMDLSLNIRALISQRLIRRQGGKGRIPAAEVLINTPYIADLIFKGDVSGIKEIMAKSGQLGMQTFDQSLFQLFEQGLISYEDAIRNADSQNELRLRVKLESKREKRSLEEGIEDLSIIDPGRGQKF; this is translated from the coding sequence ATGGAAAAAGATCAAGCCATCAAATTCATGCAGGATCTGTTGCGCGCTATGGTGGGGCGCAAGGGCTCGGATCTGTTCATCACCACGGGGTTCCCGCCGGCCATCAAGGTGGATGGCCAGGTGAGCGCCGTGACCGAGAAAGCGCTCACGGCGGAACAAGCCGGCATGCTGGTGCGCGCGATCATGAACGACCGCCAGTCCAAGGAATTCGATGCCACCAAGGAATGCCAGTTTGCCATCAGTCCGCCGGGCATCGGGCGCTTCCGTGTGAGCGCCTTCGTGCAGCAGGGGCGCACGGGTGCGGTGTTGCGTACCCTGAATACCGAGATTCCGGATTTCGACAAACTCGGCCTGCCGCCGGTGTTGAAAGACGTCGTCATGGCGAAGCGCGGCATCGTGATCTTCGTGGGGGCGACCGGCTCGGGCAAGTCCACCTCGATTGCCTCCATGATCGGACACCGCAACAAGAATTCCAAGGATCACATCATCACCATCGAGGATCCCATCGAGTTCGTGCATCCGCACATCAACTGCGTGGTCACGCAACGCGAGATCGGCGTGGACACGGAGTCCTGGGACATCGCGCTCAAGAACACCCTGCGCCAGGCGCCGGACGTGATTTTCATCGGCGAAATCCGCGATCGTGACGCCATGGATTACGCCGTGGCCTTCGCCGAAACCGGCCACTTGGTGCTGTCTACGCTGCATGCCAACAGCACGAACCAGGCGCTCGACCGCATCATCAACTTTTTTCCGCCGGAGCGCCGCCAGCAACTGCTCATGGACTTGTCGCTCAACATCCGCGCGTTGATCTCGCAGCGCCTGATCCGCCGTCAGGGCGGCAAGGGCCGGATTCCGGCTGCGGAAGTCCTGATCAACACTCCGTATATCGCGGACCTGATCTTCAAGGGCGATGTGTCCGGGATCAAGGAGATCATGGCCAAGTCAGGCCAGCTCGGCATGCAGACGTTCGACCAGTCGCTGTTCCAGCTCTTCGAGCAAGGCCTGATCAGCTACGAGGACGCCATCCGCAACGCCGATTCCCAGAACGAGCTGCGCCTGCGCGTCAAGCTTGAAAGCAAGCGCGAGAAACGCTCGCTGGAGGAAGGCATCGAGGATTTGAGCATCATCGATCCCGGCCGCGGCCAGAAATTCTAA
- a CDS encoding type IV pilus twitching motility protein PilT, producing the protein MAFDISQLLTFSAKNRASDLHISAGVPPMIRVDGDMRRINMPALEHKDVYDMIYDIMNDKQRKDFEEFLECDFSFEIPNLARFRVNAFNQQHGAAAVFRTIPSKILTLEDLNCPKIFVEIAQQPRGLVLVTGPTGSGKSTTLAAMVNFINETEFGHILTIEDPIEFVHESKKCLVNQREVHRDTLGFNEALRSALREDPDTILVGEMRDLETIRLALTGAETGHLVFGTLHTSSAAKTIDRVVDVFPAAEKDMVRAMLSESLRAVISQSLCKKVGGGRMAVHEIMIGTPAIRNLIRENKIAQMYSAIQTGQASGMVTLDQNLSEVVRKGMITKDEARVYAVNKDAFV; encoded by the coding sequence ATGGCTTTTGATATTTCCCAGTTGCTGACTTTCAGCGCAAAGAACCGGGCTTCGGACCTGCACATCTCGGCGGGGGTGCCGCCCATGATCCGCGTGGACGGCGACATGCGACGCATCAACATGCCGGCGCTGGAGCACAAGGATGTGTACGACATGATCTATGACATCATGAACGACAAGCAGCGCAAGGACTTTGAAGAGTTTCTGGAGTGCGATTTCTCGTTCGAGATTCCCAACCTTGCGCGCTTTCGCGTCAATGCCTTCAACCAGCAGCACGGCGCGGCGGCCGTATTCCGCACCATTCCATCCAAGATCCTGACCCTCGAGGATCTCAACTGTCCCAAGATTTTCGTGGAAATCGCCCAGCAACCGCGCGGTCTGGTGCTGGTTACCGGGCCGACGGGCTCGGGCAAATCCACGACGCTCGCGGCCATGGTCAATTTCATCAATGAAACCGAATTCGGCCACATTCTGACGATTGAGGATCCCATCGAGTTCGTCCACGAGAGCAAGAAGTGCCTGGTCAACCAGCGCGAAGTGCATCGCGACACGCTGGGATTCAACGAAGCCCTGCGCTCGGCGCTGCGCGAAGACCCGGACACCATCCTGGTGGGCGAGATGCGCGATCTCGAGACCATCCGTCTGGCGCTCACCGGCGCGGAAACCGGGCACCTGGTATTCGGTACCTTGCACACCAGTTCCGCGGCCAAAACCATTGACCGCGTGGTGGACGTGTTCCCGGCGGCCGAAAAAGACATGGTGCGTGCCATGCTTTCGGAATCCCTGCGCGCGGTGATTTCGCAGTCGCTGTGCAAGAAGGTCGGCGGTGGGCGCATGGCGGTGCACGAAATCATGATCGGCACGCCTGCGATCCGCAACCTGATCCGCGAGAACAAGATCGCCCAGATGTATTCCGCCATTCAGACCGGACAGGCCAGCGGCATGGTCACACTGGATCAGAATCTTTCGGAAGTGGTGCGCAAGGGCATGATTACCAAGGACGAGGCGCGAGTGTACGCGGTCAACAAAGATGCGTTTGTCTGA
- a CDS encoding YggS family pyridoxal phosphate-dependent enzyme — MTPATPEIIAQNLARVHARMLAAANRAGRDPGAVRLLAVSKAQPVEALIAARAAGQKDFGESYVQEALAKRRDPGPLSGVIWHFIGTPQANKTRLVAENFDWVHTVDRRKIAQRLNDQRPTAFPPLNVCIEVNLGGEASKSGISPGQLAALAEYVAGLPRLHLRGLMTLPAPETDREKQRTPFRRLRELLEMLNVRGYMLDTLSMGMTADFEAAIMEGATLVRLGTAIFGARAAKRS; from the coding sequence ATGACGCCTGCAACCCCGGAAATCATTGCTCAAAACTTGGCCCGGGTGCACGCGCGCATGTTGGCTGCTGCGAACCGCGCCGGGCGCGACCCGGGCGCGGTGCGCCTGCTGGCCGTCAGCAAAGCGCAGCCGGTCGAGGCCCTCATCGCCGCACGGGCGGCCGGCCAGAAAGATTTCGGCGAAAGCTACGTGCAGGAAGCGCTGGCGAAACGGCGAGATCCGGGACCGCTCAGCGGAGTAATTTGGCATTTCATCGGTACGCCGCAGGCCAACAAGACCCGGCTGGTGGCGGAAAATTTCGACTGGGTGCACACCGTAGACCGGCGAAAAATCGCCCAGCGCCTAAACGATCAGCGCCCTACCGCATTCCCACCGCTCAACGTCTGCATCGAGGTCAACCTCGGCGGCGAAGCCAGCAAGTCCGGCATCTCACCGGGACAACTGGCGGCACTTGCTGAATATGTCGCCGGCCTGCCGCGCCTGCACCTTCGCGGCCTGATGACCCTTCCTGCGCCGGAAACCGATCGGGAAAAACAGCGCACGCCGTTCCGCCGGCTGCGCGAACTGCTGGAAATGCTGAATGTCCGCGGCTACATGCTCGATACCCTGTCCATGGGCATGACTGCGGATTTCGAGGCGGCGATCATGGAAGGCGCCACGCTGGTGCGCCTGGGTACGGCGATTTTTGGCGCGCGTGCGGCAAAACGTTCCTGA
- a CDS encoding YggT family protein — protein sequence MIGRGTEALVFVINVVLGLYTAAVLLRFLLQWVRADFYNPICQAIVKLTNPLLLPLRRVVPGWRGLDFAAVVLAIIVQIINVILVIALVGIALAAPWIIWWIFLKLVFVLVNLYFLTILVEAILSWVSTGPRHPVASLLWSLNAPLLRPARRLIPTIGGLDLSPLVVLILLQVINILLPLPWPLR from the coding sequence ATGATCGGCCGTGGGACCGAAGCCCTGGTCTTTGTCATCAACGTGGTGCTGGGGTTGTACACCGCCGCGGTGCTGCTGCGCTTCCTGCTGCAGTGGGTGCGCGCGGATTTCTACAACCCCATCTGTCAGGCCATCGTCAAACTCACCAATCCCCTGTTGCTGCCATTGCGGCGCGTGGTCCCGGGCTGGCGCGGACTGGATTTCGCGGCCGTGGTGCTTGCCATCATCGTGCAGATCATCAACGTGATACTGGTTATCGCGCTCGTGGGCATTGCGCTGGCCGCGCCGTGGATCATCTGGTGGATTTTCCTCAAACTGGTTTTCGTGCTGGTGAACCTCTACTTTCTCACCATCCTGGTGGAGGCAATATTGAGCTGGGTGAGCACCGGACCGCGCCATCCGGTGGCGAGCCTGCTGTGGAGCCTGAATGCGCCGTTGCTGCGCCCGGCACGCAGACTGATTCCAACCATCGGCGGACTGGACCTCTCGCCGCTCGTGGTGCTCATCCTGCTGCAAGTCATCAACATCCTGCTGCCGTTGCCTTGGCCGTTACGCTGA